Sequence from the Segatella copri genome:
GAATATCAACCCTGGCTGCTGGTTTGGTGGCAGCGCTACCGAGTATTTCGTAGGCGATTTCGATGGCAAGAAGTTTACTTGTCCTGATGCCAACGAAGTAAAGTGGCTCGATAGGGGTAAGGATCACTATGCTACCGTTACCTTCTCAAACACAGGCGACCGAGTATTGGGTATCACCTGGATGAGCAACTGGCAGTATGCCAACCTTACTCCGTTCAAGCAGAACCGTGGTGCCAATGGTTTGCCTCGAGAGTTGAAGCTTTACGAGAAGAATGGCAAGTATTATATTTCAGAAGATGTAGCTCCTGAGGTTTATGCATTGCGTAAGGACACCAAGAATGTGGCAGATGCTTCTGTTTCAGACGAAAAGATGCTTGCTGGTGTTGCAGCCAATATGAATGGTGCCTTCGAGATTGAGACTGATGTAACACCAGATGCCAACGGCATTGCCGGTATTGAGATTTCAAACAACAAGCGTGAGCGCACCCTGATTTATTTCGATATGAAGCAGGGCAAGGTAGTGATGGATAGAACCGAGAGTGGTTTGACCGATTTCGGCAAGCAGGCAGTTCCTCATGATATCGAGTTGGCTTGGGACAAGCAGCTGGCAGCAGAAGGCAAGCAGCCTGCCCGTATCACCAATTCTATCAACTACAAGAACGATTTCGCTCTCGCTACCTGGGCTCCGTTGAGTCTTTGCGAGGATGGCAAGAAGACCTATCATGTTGATATCTTCGTAGATAAGTCTTCTGTTGAACTCTTCGTAGATGGCGGTCGCATCGCCATGACCAACCTCGTCTTCCCAGTAGCTCCATACGAAAATGTGAAGCTTTATACCCAGGATGGCAAGGCTGAGTTCAAGAACCTGAAGGTTCATAAGCTTGGTTTGTAAGTTACAGGTTTATATGATGTAAAAAGAAGCCTTAGTTTATGTACTTAAGGCTTCTTTTATTTCTTATTTACCGGTTTGCAGCTTCATTCCCTCAAAAAACTTTTGCTGCAATTGTTTGGCCAGTTGATTATCTGGGTTGAGTTTGAGAGCTTTCTCGTAATCCTGCATCACTTCCAGATAATAGCGTTGACCGTTTTGCTCTGGATTCTGTACGATGCGTACCATATAGAGAAAACCGCGAAGGGTACAGATGTCAGACGGGTTAGCATGCTTTATATTCTCCATCTTAGCAATAGTTTCTTCTGTCTCTGTTAGAAGATTTTCTGTTTGTGGAGCATGCGGATTCATCACGGAATAATTGAGACTTTGCAAAGCCATCTGAAACTTGGGCTGGATGCTATCAGGAAACATATCATCAATACGCTTCATCTCTGCAATACAATTAAGTATGCTCTCTGATGTCGGTTGCTGAAGTTTAGCAAGCGACTGTCCCATTAGTCCCTGCATTGTGGATTGCTGGGCATAGATAACTACAGATGTTGTCATGAAGAAGACTGACATCAATACGAATCGTTTAAAAGTTTGAAATGTCATATGCTTTATTATTTTTAAGTGAAACAAATATGCCTATATATAAAAATCTGTCTCTAGATGGAACTATCGAACGTCCGTTAGTATTATATCCGAAAATGTTTGTACGGCCGAGGATGTTGTTCAGAGAAGAATAGATAATGACCTTGGGACTTAGCAGATAAGTAAGGTTTATATCTACGCTATTATAATGTGGTGTCTTGCCAATAAGAAAATGACGTCCGCTTGCATACGATTCAGTCAGCCCGATGATTGCTTTGCCGAATGAATATTTTGCTGTCAATCTCAGATTATGCCTTGAGGCGTATTCAGGTATTCGCTCTTCTGTGTATTCGTGATAGAATCGCTTGGAATCGTTGTAGGAATATGAAAATGCTGTGGTAAGATGTTTGAAAAGCGAATGCTCTTCTACAAAAATGTCTATACCTTTACTCTTTCCATATCCTTTCGGTTGGTAAATACCCTTTTCCCATAAAGGCAATCGCTGATATTTTTTCCAGTAGGGTTCTATTCGTATGAGTGTACCAGGCGACTTATATTGTATGGATAGGATAGCATGATCTGCCGTACTTTGTCCAAGAGATTTCTTGTTTGTTGCAAGATAGGCATCTTCTGGAGTCTGGCTATACCGACCGGTAGCAAATGAAAGCTGAAAATTCTTGTTAGGAATATAACATAGTGTAGCCCTTGGCATAAACAGCCAGTTAGCATGAGCCATATATTCTGTCCTTGTCGAAATATTCAGGAACACATGGGGCATCATCCTCCATTGGGCATCAATATGAGCAGCAAGAATATTATAATCCAACTTGTAGCAATCGTTTTCGTACTCCATGAGGCTGTTTCGCTGATAGTCCTCCATTCCTGCCGATATTTTTAGTGCATCCGAGCAAATTTTGCGTATTCCTGTTTTCAGATGTATCTCATTCCTGAAGTTGTAATATCGGTCACCAGCAATCTTCGCATCTTCTATATCGTTGAATACCGATGAGCTTGCCATACCACAAAAGAGCGTGTAGCCAGCACCCCACTGTGCCTTATAGGTTGTGTTGGCATAGATATTATTCTCTTTGAGCGAAAGGTTTTGGTTGTCTATATGCTGTCCTACAGATGTAAAATCATAGCCAACGTATGTTTTCAATATTCCGGCATTTCGGAACTCATTCTTGTATTGTGATTCGCCAGATAGTTTTAGATAAGGCTTGTTGAAATCAAGCCTTTCAGAAAATAACTGATTGTAGATTCCCAAACTTGTTAGTGCGGCATTAAAGGATAAGCTGCTGTGGGAATATGCCTTGGTGCCACCGATGTTCCAGTCAACCAATGATGCGCTGACTCCATATTTGTCACTTGTTGCAGCATCTGATGTTTCCATAGGGAGAACGGAGGAAAGTGCTTGTCCATATTCTCCGCTATATCCACCAAGAGAAAAGTTGATACCTTTAAATATAAAAGGAGAGAATCGTCCACGTACAGCAGTATTTTCTGTGTTTGTACTATATGGAACAAGGACGTGCATTCCGTTAACAAAAGTCTGGCATTCTTCGCTTTCTCCACCACGGACATAGAGTTTCCCATTTTCTCCCACTTTTTGAGTGCCGGGTAAAGTTTGCAGGGCTGCAACAATGTCCCCGCATGAATTACCTGCCATCACAACATCTAGGGCATCCATAGTCTTGAAGTTGTCACTTTTCCCGAAACTGTAAGTGCTGGCAGATATTACAACTTCTTGGATTGCCGTAGCTTTTTCTTTCATTTGGATAGAAAGATTACGTAGCTTGCTGGCATCTGCAGTCTGCATATATTCTTCAAAACCAATCATGGTAATCTTGATAGACGCTTCTCCAGTTTTTGATGTGGAAAAGGAAAACCTACCCAGAGAATCTGTCAGGCATCCATCAATCGTACCTGTAATGAAAACATTGGCACCAGCAAGCGGTTCCTGACCGCTTTTTACCATGCCTGATATGATGGTCTGTGCAGCCAGGTTGCAGACTGTAGTCAGCAGCAATGCGATATGTATTATTCGATGTTTCATGCCGCAAAGATACTGCATGAAACAGGATTTACCAAATTCTTAGGATATTCAACTAAATCTTATGATGGAAAGCTAGTTAAGATGCCGAATAACTAAGTTGAAGGACAGATAACTAGGTAAGATAAGTCTTTAACTTGGGCACAAATCTTCGGGAAACGGGTATGATGTTTGTGCTATTTCTGAGAGTCAGTTGATAACCATTTGAGTTTCCTCGTGCCGAAGTGATATTATTCACATTGACAGCAAAAGAACGGTGACATTGGAAAATGTTCTCAAACTCTTTCAACTCTTCAAGAGCATGGGTTAGTGTTGTATGGATATCAACAGCAACAACATTACCTTCTTTTAGAAAACAGACGGATACATTGTTTTTCTGTGCTTCCATATAAAGTAGATCGTTGATGGCAATCGACAGATCGTTTCCTCTTACGTTAGTATCATGGATGGTAATAGATACTTCTTCCTGTTCCTTTGTTGTATTGCGTAACAACTCTTCCATTCTCTCTCGTAATGTTCTGTTGTATTGCATTCCGATAGATAATGTCGTAAGAAATATGCCTATGATAATAGTCCAATTTAGAAACAAGAGAAACAGACTGAATGTAATCGTATGATGAAACAAGTATGAGGATAGGAGGAAATTACCGAAGGCAATGATGAAAATCAGTCCGAGTATAGCTACTCCTTCATGCCAGATACGCCAGGGCTTGATAGTTTGATGCAAATACTTCAAGATCGTTGCAGCGTATGTTATGTAGCATCCAAAAGTTACCAGTCCGAATAATGTAGCAACAAAGCATTTGTTACCTTGATATAAGCAGAGTTCAAATGGCTGCAGAAAATATAAAATTACCCAAATGATGAAGCCAAAGATGCTACTATCTTTTAGCAAGTGTTTACTCTGTTTAAAAGGATATGTTCGAGTTAGAAACGACATGTTGAATCTGATTTATTTAATTAACGCAGCACTATCATTTATCTTCTTTATCAGAGTACCTAAGCTACTCTGTTGGTGCACCGGGATGCTTGCCATATCCAGACATTTTGTTTATTATCGTGCTGTAAAAATAAAACAAAGTTCTGAATGACACGGCAAAAGTACAAATAAAATTTGAGAAACGCACTTTTGGAGACGTTTATTTTGGTAATGAAGCATTTTCTTATGATGTCTCAGGACTTTTTATCACATTATTATTATATATATGCATCATCTTTCATGATAGCAAGAAACATCAATCCTACTCTGTTCGACCTCTCGGGAAGAAAAGTCCTTGTGCCACAAAAAGGACACATTTATATTATGGGCAACAAGAAAGTCGTATGGTAGGAACGTGTGTTTCGGATAAAATATAATAAAAGCCGCAGTTTGTAAACGCAAACTGTGGCTTTTTCGTTTTTTTATGCTATCTTTGCACACAGATAGTGTTTTTAAAGATAGATCATGATGGAACAGCAAGTTAAACAAGTACCTTATGGGGTGGCAGATTTTGTTACGGTAATAGAGCAGAATCTATATTATGTGGATAAGACGATGTTTATCCCGGAGCTGGAGAAGCAGCTTCGCAATCTCTTCTTCACCCGCCCTCGTCGTTTTGGTAAGAGTATGTTCTTGAGTATGCTCTATTCTTACTATGACTGTACGCAGAGCCATAAGTTCCAGAGTCTTTTTGGAAATTTGTGGATAGGCCAGCATCCTACTCCTTTGCAGGGAAAGTATCAGGTGCTGTTCCTCGATTTCTCCCAGATTACGGGTAATATCGACAAGCTTGAGACTAAGTTTAATTCTTATCTCAGCATCAACCTTGATGCTTTTGTCCGTCAATACTCAGAATATTATCAGGCAGAGATGGAAGAAATCCTGGCGCAGGAAGATTTCGAGGAAAAGATGGAACTGATATTCAAGGCTGCCAAGGCGCACCAGTATCATCTGTATCTCATCATCGATGAGTATGACAATTTTACGAATGTCATTCTCAATGAACGTGGTGAGAATGTATATCATGCAATTACCCATGCCGATGGATTTTATCTTGATGTCTTCAAAAAGTTCAAGGGTAATTTTGAGCGTATCTTCATGATGGGTGTGAGCCCTGTAACCCTGGATGATGTGACGAGTGGATTCAATATAGGTTGGAACATTTCTATCAAGCCGGAGTTTGATGAGATGCTGGGCTTCTCTACCACTGATGTGATGGAAATGTTTACCTATTATAAAGAACATGGTAGTATTCCTGCTGATAGTGATATTGATGCCATCGTCAATGATATGAAGCCATGGTATGATAACTATTGCTTTGCTAAACAGGCATTGAAGAAGAAAACTCGTATGTTTAATTGTGATATGGTTCTTTATTACCTTCGCAATTATATGGATGCCGGATGTCCGCCAGAAGAGATGATAGACCCGAATACCCGTACCGGTTACGGCAAGATGAAGAAACTGTTGCAGTTTGACAAGCTGGATGGAGAGCGTAAGGGCATTATCCGCAAGATAGCAGAAGAGGAACAGATTGTTACCCAGCTTTATGAGTCGTTTTCTGCGTATCATATTCCAAAGGCTGAGATATTCCCAAGTCTTCTGTTCTATTATGGCATGTTGACCATTAAGGGAACTCGTGGCTCCAAGCTCATTCTGGGCATTCCAAACAATAATGTCCGCAAGCAGTATTATGGTTATCTGGAAGAGGAGTATCAGGCAAAGGCTTATGTGGATGTCAACCAGCTTACCGATTACTATTATGATATGGCATACGATGGTAAGTGGGAAGAAGGATTGCGCTTCATGGCAGATGCCTATGCCAAGGTTTCATCGGTGCGTGATGGCATTGAGGCTGAGCGAAACCTGCAGGGATTCTTCATGGCTTATCTGAATCTGAATGATTATTATATCACGGCTCCAGAGTTAGAGTTGAATCATGGCTATTGTGATTTCTTCCTTTTGCCGGACCTTACCCATTATGCCAGTCAGCATAGCTACATTCTGGAATTGAAGGTTCTTTCTAAGAAAGATTTCTCTGCGATAGTTGAAGGTGAGTTCACGGAAGATGGCAAGCCTATGACCAAGGCCGAGAAACAGTGGCGTGAGGCTGTTGATCAGATTCATCGATATGCCGAGGCTCCAAGGGTTGAGGCTTTGCGCCAAGGCACAAAACTCCATCTCATCATCATGCAGTTTGAGGGGTGGGAACTTAAACGGATGGAAGAAGTATAAAATCAATGAAAAGAATCAATATTATCTTAATAGTACTACTTAGTAGTATTCTTCTTCTAGGTTCTTGCACCCAGAAGAAGATGGTGATTGGTGTGTCGCAATGCTGCAGCGGAGTTTGGCGCGAGAAGGTGAATAATGAGATTCGACTGGCGCAGTATCAATATAAGAATGTGGATTTGCTGTTTACTACTGCAGAGAATGACGGGCAACGCCAGGCTCGCCAGATAGACAGTATGATAGCCAGGAAGGTAGATTTAATCGTGGTGGCTCCTGATAACGTGAATGATGTAACTCCTGCCATCGAGCGAGCTTATCGTGCGCATATCCCGGTTATCCTCTTCGACAGAAAGGTAAAGACACCCCATTATACAGCTTCCATCGGTGGCGATAATGTAGAAGCGGGTAGGGAAGTAGCACGCTTTCTTGCCAGTAAACTGGATGGAAAAGGTACCGTTGTTGAGATTACGGGCTTGAAGGATGCTTCCCCTGTCATTGAGCGCCATCGTGGTTTCCACGAGGTGATGAAGAATTATCCGGGAATCAAGGTGGTTACCCTAGAAAGCAACTGGAAGATGGAGCGTGCCCAGGAGTTAATGAAGCAATATCTGGATAAGGGCGGACATGCGGATGGCGTGTTCGGACATAGCGACTTGGGTGCCATAGGAGCCTTTCTGGAAGCAGAGAGACGAGGCATTGATAAGCAGATACTGATAGTAGGCATTGATGGATTGCCTGGAGAATGGGAAGGAGTGGATAGAGTGAAGAGAGGACAGTTTGCAGCTTCTTATGTCTATCCTACCCAGGGCGAAAAGATTATGGAATTGGCGATGAATATCCTTCAGGGTAAACCCTATAAGAAGAATAATGTGATGAAATCATTTCTTGCTACCCAGGAAAACTGCGATGCCATCGCCCTACAATATCAGGATTTGGAAGCCAAGATGAAGAATCTGGATCAGATTTCTGACAGTCTTGATTCTTATTCAGAGGTTTCCCGTATTCAGAAATGGATGATTATTGTTGCCATCGTCATCGTATTGGTTCTGCTCTTTGTCATCTACTATATATATAATGTATATAGAAAGAAGCTGCAGAAACAGAAAGCCGTGGCTCGTGGCTTCATCGAGAACAAGGAGGGCTGGGCTGCTGAACTGAATCATCTGGATGAGAGTGATCGTTACTTCATGGATCGTTTCAAGAAGAAGATCCTTGAGAATATGGGCAATGCTGATATGAAGATGGATGATTTGGGAGCCCAGATGCAGTTGAGCAAGGTGCAGCTCTATCGCAAGGTGAAGGCTATGACAGGAAAAACGCCTGCCGAGCTCCTGAAAGAGATGCGCCTGCAGAGAGCCTATACCCTCTTGCAGCAAACAGACAAGACAATCTCTGAAGTTTCGGCAGAAGTAGGCTTTGCTGTTCCTGGCTATTTTTCATCATGCTTCAAGAAGCAGTTT
This genomic interval carries:
- a CDS encoding LytTR family DNA-binding domain-containing protein, coding for MEELLRNTTKEQEEVSITIHDTNVRGNDLSIAINDLLYMEAQKNNVSVCFLKEGNVVAVDIHTTLTHALEELKEFENIFQCHRSFAVNVNNITSARGNSNGYQLTLRNSTNIIPVSRRFVPKLKTYLT
- a CDS encoding TonB-dependent receptor yields the protein MKHRIIHIALLLTTVCNLAAQTIISGMVKSGQEPLAGANVFITGTIDGCLTDSLGRFSFSTSKTGEASIKITMIGFEEYMQTADASKLRNLSIQMKEKATAIQEVVISASTYSFGKSDNFKTMDALDVVMAGNSCGDIVAALQTLPGTQKVGENGKLYVRGGESEECQTFVNGMHVLVPYSTNTENTAVRGRFSPFIFKGINFSLGGYSGEYGQALSSVLPMETSDAATSDKYGVSASLVDWNIGGTKAYSHSSLSFNAALTSLGIYNQLFSERLDFNKPYLKLSGESQYKNEFRNAGILKTYVGYDFTSVGQHIDNQNLSLKENNIYANTTYKAQWGAGYTLFCGMASSSVFNDIEDAKIAGDRYYNFRNEIHLKTGIRKICSDALKISAGMEDYQRNSLMEYENDCYKLDYNILAAHIDAQWRMMPHVFLNISTRTEYMAHANWLFMPRATLCYIPNKNFQLSFATGRYSQTPEDAYLATNKKSLGQSTADHAILSIQYKSPGTLIRIEPYWKKYQRLPLWEKGIYQPKGYGKSKGIDIFVEEHSLFKHLTTAFSYSYNDSKRFYHEYTEERIPEYASRHNLRLTAKYSFGKAIIGLTESYASGRHFLIGKTPHYNSVDINLTYLLSPKVIIYSSLNNILGRTNIFGYNTNGRSIVPSRDRFLYIGIFVSLKNNKAYDISNF
- a CDS encoding ATP-binding protein, with protein sequence MEQQVKQVPYGVADFVTVIEQNLYYVDKTMFIPELEKQLRNLFFTRPRRFGKSMFLSMLYSYYDCTQSHKFQSLFGNLWIGQHPTPLQGKYQVLFLDFSQITGNIDKLETKFNSYLSINLDAFVRQYSEYYQAEMEEILAQEDFEEKMELIFKAAKAHQYHLYLIIDEYDNFTNVILNERGENVYHAITHADGFYLDVFKKFKGNFERIFMMGVSPVTLDDVTSGFNIGWNISIKPEFDEMLGFSTTDVMEMFTYYKEHGSIPADSDIDAIVNDMKPWYDNYCFAKQALKKKTRMFNCDMVLYYLRNYMDAGCPPEEMIDPNTRTGYGKMKKLLQFDKLDGERKGIIRKIAEEEQIVTQLYESFSAYHIPKAEIFPSLLFYYGMLTIKGTRGSKLILGIPNNNVRKQYYGYLEEEYQAKAYVDVNQLTDYYYDMAYDGKWEEGLRFMADAYAKVSSVRDGIEAERNLQGFFMAYLNLNDYYITAPELELNHGYCDFFLLPDLTHYASQHSYILELKVLSKKDFSAIVEGEFTEDGKPMTKAEKQWREAVDQIHRYAEAPRVEALRQGTKLHLIIMQFEGWELKRMEEV
- a CDS encoding AraC family transcriptional regulator, coding for MKRINIILIVLLSSILLLGSCTQKKMVIGVSQCCSGVWREKVNNEIRLAQYQYKNVDLLFTTAENDGQRQARQIDSMIARKVDLIVVAPDNVNDVTPAIERAYRAHIPVILFDRKVKTPHYTASIGGDNVEAGREVARFLASKLDGKGTVVEITGLKDASPVIERHRGFHEVMKNYPGIKVVTLESNWKMERAQELMKQYLDKGGHADGVFGHSDLGAIGAFLEAERRGIDKQILIVGIDGLPGEWEGVDRVKRGQFAASYVYPTQGEKIMELAMNILQGKPYKKNNVMKSFLATQENCDAIALQYQDLEAKMKNLDQISDSLDSYSEVSRIQKWMIIVAIVIVLVLLFVIYYIYNVYRKKLQKQKAVARGFIENKEGWAAELNHLDESDRYFMDRFKKKILENMGNADMKMDDLGAQMQLSKVQLYRKVKAMTGKTPAELLKEMRLQRAYTLLQQTDKTISEVSAEVGFAVPGYFSSCFKKQFGVLPTDFRNEQASNKE